The region CATTTGGGTGGGCCTCCAAGCACTTCAGCATTCCAAAGGAGTGTCCTCCCAAGGTTTGGGTTCTGTCttgtgggtggtgtggtggcCACATCTACTCTGCCCACCTGGACACTGGCAGGAAGAGGGAAGGCCCTAGCACACTGAGTGCAAGAACGTACTGTGGTAGATCAACTGGTCAAGgcccagagaaacagaagcaagggGCTCCCCACAAGACTGGACTCTGGAGCCAGGCCAGGTAGCCTCACAGCCATGAACGTGGAGAACCTTACAGATTTGACCAGTTGGTGGTTCTGCCAAAGTCTTTACTGAACAGTTCCTTCCAGGGCGAGGGGACTTAACCACGGGGCCATAGCCAGGCCCTGCACCCACCTCCCCAACACCTCAGTTTGAATTCAGCAGAGTGCCCGTGGTCAGTGGCAGAGGAGGGGAAGCTCAGCAGTCATTTCTCTAGGGGCGCGTAGTTCAGCAGCTTTTCAATCAGGTCCACATGTGCCAGCAGCATGCGGCGGCAGCAGTAGCGCTTCAGGCCCAGAGCGTCCAGGGCGTCTCT is a window of Acomys russatus chromosome 5, mAcoRus1.1, whole genome shotgun sequence DNA encoding:
- the Polr2l gene encoding DNA-directed RNA polymerases I, II, and III subunit RPABC5, with product MIIPVRCFTCGKIVGNKWEAYLGLLQAEYTEGDALDALGLKRYCCRRMLLAHVDLIEKLLNYAPLEK